A single genomic interval of Nostoc commune NIES-4072 harbors:
- a CDS encoding DUF2839 domain-containing protein, with amino-acid sequence MGEAKRRKTTLGETYGQEKETRILPWLPITKKQAELFVSWTSRGAWIGIVLMVVAWATIRFIGPAFGWWQVVY; translated from the coding sequence ATGGGTGAAGCAAAGCGTCGTAAAACCACATTAGGGGAAACATACGGTCAAGAGAAAGAGACTCGCATCTTGCCTTGGCTTCCCATCACAAAAAAGCAAGCCGAATTATTTGTCAGTTGGACAAGTCGTGGTGCTTGGATAGGCATTGTTCTTATGGTTGTAGCATGGGCAACTATCCGTTTTATCGGTCCAGCCTTCGGTTGGTGGCAAGTAGTCTACTAA